The proteins below are encoded in one region of Gemmatimonadota bacterium:
- a CDS encoding metal ABC transporter permease yields MYDAVIAPFVEFGFMRRALVGCLALSLGATPIGVFLTLRRMSLTGDAMAHAILPGAALGYLVAGLSLGAMTLGGVIAGVTVAMLSGLVARTTVAREDSSLAAFYLISLAVGVVIVSTRGSNVDLLHILFGTVLALNDAAIFLVAGIATVTLFGLAVLYRPLVMECFDPGFLRSVSPLSPVGHYSFLVLAVLNLVGGFHALGTLMAVGIMILPAAAARFWTRDLAPLVVIGVIAAFLGGYVGLLLSYHASLPSGPAIILTAGAFYLFSLSFGPDGVIMTHLRPRRHLEA; encoded by the coding sequence CGGGTGCCTTGCCCTTTCACTGGGGGCTACCCCCATCGGGGTGTTCCTGACCCTGCGGCGGATGAGTCTGACCGGGGATGCCATGGCCCACGCCATTCTACCCGGTGCGGCGCTCGGATACCTCGTCGCGGGGCTGTCCCTCGGCGCCATGACGCTCGGCGGGGTGATCGCGGGAGTGACCGTGGCCATGCTCTCCGGACTGGTGGCCCGTACCACCGTGGCCCGCGAGGATTCCAGCCTGGCCGCCTTCTATCTGATTTCCCTCGCCGTCGGGGTCGTCATCGTCTCGACGCGCGGCAGCAATGTCGACCTGCTGCACATCCTGTTCGGCACTGTGCTCGCCTTGAACGATGCCGCCATATTTCTGGTTGCGGGCATCGCCACGGTCACACTGTTCGGACTCGCCGTCCTCTACCGGCCATTGGTGATGGAGTGTTTCGACCCGGGCTTTCTCCGCTCGGTCAGCCCCTTGAGCCCGGTGGGTCATTACAGCTTTCTCGTGCTGGCGGTCCTCAATCTGGTGGGCGGGTTTCATGCCCTGGGGACCCTGATGGCGGTGGGGATCATGATCCTTCCCGCGGCTGCCGCCCGGTTCTGGACGCGTGACCTCGCGCCCCTGGTGGTCATCGGTGTGATTGCGGCCTTTCTGGGCGGGTATGTCGGCCTGTTGTTGTCCTATCACGCCAGCTTGCCTTCCGGTCCCGCCATCATCCTGACGGCGGGAGCGTTCTATCTGTTTTCACTGTCCTTCGGGCCTGACGGCGTAATCATGACGCACCTCAGGCCACGCCGCCATCTGGAAGCGTGA
- a CDS encoding metal ABC transporter substrate-binding protein, which produces MIFRRSVLSSVLAACLIAVSGPGTARADAPIDVVASFSILGDMVQQIGGERVLVTTLVGPDGDAHVYQPTPADARSVAKARLLVVNGLGFEGWMDRLTEASGFKGRVVTATAGVKPLWIADQDRREIDPHAWQSLANARIYVRNIADGLAAVDPAGAEIYSHNAARYMEEINTIEAQVLEAIDSLPVERRKVVTSHDAFGYLSAAYGIEFHAPVGFSTEAEPSAGDVARLIRQINRDKIPAVFIDNISDRRLLDQIVRETGAQIGGTLYSDALSKADGPAGTHLGMMLHNIRTLVAALGD; this is translated from the coding sequence ATGATATTCAGACGATCTGTCCTTTCTTCCGTTTTAGCCGCCTGTTTGATCGCCGTGTCAGGACCGGGGACTGCCCGGGCCGATGCCCCCATCGACGTAGTCGCATCGTTCAGCATCCTGGGGGATATGGTTCAACAGATCGGTGGCGAACGGGTGCTTGTCACGACCCTCGTCGGCCCCGATGGAGATGCGCACGTCTATCAGCCGACCCCGGCGGACGCCCGGTCCGTCGCGAAAGCCCGGCTGCTGGTCGTGAATGGATTGGGGTTTGAAGGCTGGATGGACCGCCTGACGGAGGCATCCGGATTCAAGGGGCGGGTGGTGACGGCGACCGCCGGCGTCAAGCCCCTCTGGATCGCGGACCAAGACCGCCGCGAGATCGATCCCCATGCGTGGCAGAGCCTGGCCAATGCCCGGATCTATGTTCGCAACATCGCCGACGGATTGGCTGCGGTCGATCCTGCGGGGGCCGAAATCTATAGCCACAATGCAGCACGCTATATGGAGGAGATCAACACGATCGAGGCACAGGTTCTCGAGGCGATCGATTCGCTGCCGGTCGAACGGCGCAAGGTGGTCACCTCCCATGACGCATTCGGCTATCTATCGGCAGCCTACGGCATCGAGTTCCATGCGCCGGTCGGTTTCAGCACCGAAGCGGAGCCCTCCGCCGGCGACGTGGCCAGGCTGATTCGCCAGATCAACAGGGATAAGATCCCGGCCGTCTTCATCGACAACATTTCCGACCGCCGCCTGCTCGACCAGATCGTCCGGGAAACCGGCGCGCAGATCGGCGGCACGCTCTATTCCGACGCGTTGTCGAAGGCGGACGGTCCGGCCGGCACCCACCTTGGCATGATGTTACACAACATCCGCACGCTGGTCGCCGCCTTAGGTGATTGA